One genomic window of Candidatus Pseudobacter hemicellulosilyticus includes the following:
- a CDS encoding DUF2075 domain-containing protein, with product MTRARSFKIKEYALDKALVNNLYNDYYTKDLWPVVYILSCTQKMEAYVGETTDLFARMDAHLRDERKNLPTLHIISGSNFNKSVTLNIEANLIRYMAGDKQYKLLNANLGLANHNFYGKEKYEHQFFEIWKGLKDKKIVKNSLNFIGNLDVFKYSPYKSLSPDQRYSLLCIMKSLISEEVKTTVIEGGAGTGKSVLAVFLFKLLKTNIEDISLNDFGESEAEFIKTVYALKERYPEPKMALVVPVSSFRDTLQKVFGQVEGLEGTMVVGPTDITKDEFDIVVVDEAHRLHQIKGIGTSHRTFSDGCRRLDLDPEIHTELDWMLKQSERRLLFYDKNQSIRLSDVADKCFEDLQQLSSTNTLQLKSQLRCKGGTDYVKYVHDLMNNSFRHNRKLFRAKKYSFLLFDSLKDMIDQIKLRDKEKGLARLVAGYSWRWVSRKNPKLFDIEIEGIFLRWNSATKNWINSPNAINEVGCIHTSQGYDLNYCGVIFGHEISYDEEKDEIIILKKNYADRNGKAGVFDPARLKRYIINIYMTLLQRGIDGTYIYVCDEKLKKYLKKHIPVSNTNRRKENYNKPVVKFAPNKNAVPFYDLTITAGQLIPQKREKVDWLILPEGERKPGKDTFACKVIGEPTNKKIPHGSICLFKWKPDGKEFNTPTTYIKTLYLDGDGEIIKSTE from the coding sequence ATGACACGTGCACGTTCTTTTAAAATAAAGGAATATGCTTTGGATAAAGCATTAGTTAACAATCTGTATAACGATTATTATACAAAGGATCTGTGGCCTGTTGTTTATATTCTGTCTTGTACACAAAAAATGGAGGCCTATGTAGGAGAAACCACTGATCTGTTTGCCAGAATGGATGCTCACCTTCGGGATGAACGCAAAAATCTACCAACGCTGCATATTATATCCGGTAGCAATTTTAATAAATCGGTGACGCTGAATATTGAAGCAAACCTTATCAGGTATATGGCTGGTGATAAACAGTATAAACTGCTGAATGCTAATCTTGGTCTGGCTAATCATAATTTTTACGGAAAGGAAAAATACGAGCATCAGTTCTTTGAGATATGGAAGGGGTTAAAAGATAAAAAGATCGTAAAAAACTCACTTAATTTCATTGGTAATTTAGATGTTTTCAAATATTCGCCCTATAAGAGTCTAAGCCCTGATCAGCGCTATAGTTTGCTATGTATTATGAAGAGCCTGATTAGTGAAGAAGTTAAAACTACAGTAATTGAAGGAGGCGCAGGAACAGGAAAATCGGTGTTGGCAGTCTTTCTTTTTAAATTGCTCAAAACCAATATTGAGGATATCAGTTTAAATGACTTTGGAGAAAGTGAAGCTGAATTTATTAAAACTGTATATGCCCTCAAGGAAAGGTATCCGGAACCCAAAATGGCGCTTGTTGTTCCTGTGTCTTCCTTCAGGGATACACTTCAGAAAGTGTTTGGACAAGTGGAAGGACTAGAGGGTACCATGGTTGTTGGGCCTACAGATATCACCAAAGACGAGTTTGATATTGTAGTCGTGGATGAGGCCCACCGTCTGCATCAAATAAAAGGTATAGGAACCAGCCATAGAACTTTTAGCGATGGTTGCCGCCGGTTAGATTTAGATCCGGAAATACATACGGAGCTGGACTGGATGCTGAAACAGAGTGAAAGACGCTTATTGTTTTATGATAAAAATCAATCCATAAGGCTTTCCGATGTGGCCGATAAATGCTTTGAAGACCTGCAGCAGTTGTCATCAACCAATACGCTTCAGTTAAAAAGCCAACTCAGGTGCAAAGGTGGAACAGATTATGTAAAGTACGTACATGATCTGATGAATAATTCCTTCAGGCACAATCGAAAATTATTCCGTGCTAAAAAGTATAGTTTCCTTCTATTCGATTCTTTGAAGGATATGATTGACCAAATAAAACTCAGAGATAAAGAGAAAGGCCTGGCAAGGCTGGTTGCAGGATATTCGTGGCGCTGGGTATCAAGAAAAAATCCAAAGTTGTTCGATATTGAGATTGAAGGAATCTTTTTAAGATGGAATTCGGCAACAAAGAACTGGATAAATTCACCCAATGCTATCAATGAAGTGGGATGTATCCACACATCGCAGGGATATGATCTCAATTATTGTGGGGTCATATTTGGCCATGAGATATCCTATGATGAGGAAAAGGATGAAATAATAATTTTGAAAAAAAATTATGCGGACAGGAATGGCAAAGCTGGGGTTTTTGATCCTGCGAGGCTTAAACGGTATATTATCAATATTTATATGACCCTCCTGCAACGAGGTATTGATGGAACATACATATATGTCTGCGATGAAAAGCTCAAAAAATATCTTAAAAAGCATATCCCCGTTTCAAATACCAATCGAAGGAAGGAGAATTACAATAAGCCTGTGGTGAAGTTTGCGCCAAATAAAAATGCAGTGCCGTTTTATGACCTAACAATAACGGCCGGACAGCTTATTCCGCAGAAACGAGAAAAAGTAGACTGGCTGATATTGCCGGAAGGTGAGCGTAAACCTGGAAAGGATACTTTTGCCTGTAAGGTGATTGGTGAACCCACGAATAAAAAAATACCCCATGGATCCATCTGTCTCTTTAAATGGAAACCCGATGGAAAAGAATTCAACACTCCCACTACATACATTAAAACTTTGTATCTGGATGGGGACGGAGAAATAATCAAGAGTACTGAATAG
- a CDS encoding nucleotide pyrophosphohydrolase: MSDIREIMEELVRFRNERDWAQFHNAKDLSLAISVEAGELLELFLWKAPELVKEEKIKEELADVLAFSFLLAEKYGFNIKEIMLDKIRRNGEKYPIEKAKGNATKYTEL, translated from the coding sequence ATGTCGGATATAAGGGAAATTATGGAAGAGCTTGTTCGGTTCAGGAATGAGCGTGATTGGGCGCAGTTTCATAACGCAAAAGACCTGTCCCTGGCAATCTCAGTAGAAGCAGGTGAATTGTTGGAACTTTTTTTATGGAAAGCCCCTGAGCTGGTCAAAGAAGAAAAGATAAAAGAAGAACTGGCAGATGTTCTTGCCTTTTCGTTTTTACTGGCTGAGAAATATGGATTCAATATAAAAGAGATCATGTTAGACAAGATCAGGCGGAACGGAGAAAAATACCCCATCGAAAAGGCAAAAGGCAATGCCACCAAGTATACAGAACTATGA
- a CDS encoding murein L,D-transpeptidase catalytic domain family protein — protein sequence MRALFILLFACACAGFAWYFVRGNYFSSVTHPSRSTPNNAADRTIQARATQKAASIKSWLKQHRYNQQFCLMADLSAPSGKDRFFMYDLQKDSIVQSGLVTHGRCNETWLNGRKYSNVVGSGCSSPGKYKIGQRYHGRFGLAYKLHGLDSSNSNAYKRAVVLHAHDCVPSRPIHPMPICQSDGCPTLSRAFLKLVAEKIDAADKPVLLWIYD from the coding sequence ATGCGCGCGCTTTTCATACTGCTTTTTGCCTGCGCCTGTGCCGGCTTTGCCTGGTACTTTGTGCGGGGCAATTATTTTTCATCAGTTACCCATCCATCCCGGTCTACACCCAATAATGCCGCTGACAGAACGATCCAGGCCCGCGCCACGCAGAAAGCAGCATCCATTAAGTCCTGGCTGAAGCAGCACAGGTATAACCAGCAGTTCTGCCTGATGGCGGATCTGTCGGCGCCCTCCGGTAAGGACCGCTTTTTTATGTATGACCTGCAAAAAGATAGTATTGTTCAGTCCGGGCTGGTGACCCATGGCCGGTGCAATGAGACCTGGTTGAATGGACGGAAATATTCAAATGTAGTGGGCAGTGGATGCAGTTCGCCGGGGAAATACAAAATAGGGCAGCGGTACCATGGCCGCTTCGGTCTTGCCTATAAATTGCATGGACTGGACTCATCCAACAGCAATGCCTATAAAAGGGCGGTGGTGCTGCATGCGCACGATTGTGTGCCATCCAGGCCCATACACCCCATGCCTATCTGCCAGAGCGATGGCTGCCCAACCCTTTCCCGGGCTTTTTTGAAACTGGTGGCCGAAAAGATAGATGCGGCGGATAAGCCGGTATTGCTTTGGATCTATGACTGA
- a CDS encoding RagB/SusD family nutrient uptake outer membrane protein: MKKIIQNTYRTLAVLVVISLAAAGCKKSFLQPDPLSFYEPGATFTTQSGLDASMAICDRHLKLYFATEHNEMLTLGTEYIFSELMVASATDKRSLLCDVANMLTPTSETVLNNLDRTNSIWYFWQETYKGIMYANTIISYVDKVETMDDATKKMYKGRAYFHRAFRYMALVNQFGDVPLITKIVEVPKLNYRSTKRDAILQMITSDMESAVEWVPNQSAMSLIGLVNKGACRMLLAKCYMAIGEYQKAKDQLDIVIDQSGYSLMQSNFGTFNDGGEPLTWPITRNVIWDLHRAENKLIATNKEVIMGIPNRGADAESFVQMLTMRILYPFVFDGRVRDVDNKQALQNTKRNSTQYNSKYDYMRAFGRGIATFRPTYFSTHTLWAVNDKMDTMDLRHSSKVGNWIRMSDYRVNHPSSARIGDTLRLRNAAGDLLCTDTIRRWFDVPHYKFFLDDPVNEANISGSDGLRGATNGSVADWYLYRLAEAYLLRAEARFYLNPGDMTIKDDLNAVRSRAKCEQLYQGAVTIGDIVNERARELYWEEWRNVELKRISLCLARSGRPDEWGNVYSLENYDKQSGVDAAGGSYWYQRINHYSMYNKGTVQVDGTGISVINYTMDKKNLFWPIPNAAITSNARGQLAQNFGYDGYNAATPKWDNWQDAVADEDKTE, from the coding sequence ATGAAAAAGATAATTCAAAATACATATAGAACCCTGGCCGTACTGGTAGTTATTTCCCTGGCGGCAGCTGGTTGTAAAAAGAGCTTTTTGCAGCCTGACCCGCTGTCCTTTTATGAGCCTGGCGCTACCTTTACCACTCAATCAGGCCTGGATGCATCAATGGCCATATGCGACCGGCACCTTAAATTGTATTTCGCCACTGAGCATAATGAAATGCTCACCCTGGGAACGGAATATATTTTTTCCGAACTGATGGTGGCCAGCGCTACTGACAAACGCAGCCTGCTGTGTGACGTGGCCAATATGCTCACACCTACCAGTGAGACCGTGCTGAACAATCTTGACAGAACAAACAGCATCTGGTATTTCTGGCAGGAAACTTACAAAGGCATCATGTATGCCAACACCATCATCTCCTATGTTGATAAAGTGGAGACAATGGACGATGCAACCAAAAAGATGTATAAAGGAAGGGCCTACTTTCACAGGGCTTTCCGTTACATGGCCCTGGTGAACCAGTTTGGCGATGTGCCGCTGATCACCAAGATCGTAGAAGTGCCCAAGCTCAATTACCGCAGCACCAAACGGGATGCTATCCTGCAAATGATCACCAGTGATATGGAGTCTGCTGTAGAATGGGTACCCAATCAAAGCGCTATGAGCCTGATTGGCCTGGTCAATAAGGGTGCATGCCGGATGCTGCTTGCCAAATGTTATATGGCTATCGGCGAATACCAGAAAGCCAAGGACCAGCTGGATATTGTGATTGATCAGTCCGGTTATTCTTTGATGCAGAGCAACTTCGGTACTTTCAATGATGGTGGCGAACCCCTGACATGGCCTATTACCCGTAACGTGATCTGGGACCTGCACCGTGCCGAGAATAAGCTGATTGCCACTAACAAAGAGGTGATCATGGGCATTCCCAATCGTGGTGCAGATGCAGAATCATTTGTTCAGATGCTGACCATGCGTATCCTGTATCCCTTTGTCTTTGACGGCAGGGTAAGAGACGTGGATAACAAACAGGCATTACAGAATACGAAGCGTAACAGCACGCAATACAATTCCAAGTATGACTATATGCGGGCGTTTGGTCGTGGTATAGCCACCTTCCGTCCTACTTATTTTTCTACCCATACCCTGTGGGCGGTAAATGATAAGATGGATACAATGGACCTGCGCCATAGTTCAAAAGTTGGTAACTGGATCCGTATGTCGGATTACCGTGTGAACCATCCGTCGTCTGCAAGGATTGGAGATACCCTGCGGCTTAGAAATGCTGCCGGAGATCTGTTGTGTACTGACACCATCCGCCGGTGGTTTGACGTACCCCATTACAAATTTTTCCTGGATGATCCCGTCAATGAAGCCAATATCAGCGGATCTGACGGTCTGAGAGGCGCCACAAATGGCAGCGTGGCCGACTGGTATCTGTATCGTCTCGCAGAAGCTTATCTCCTGAGGGCTGAAGCAAGATTTTACCTGAACCCCGGTGATATGACCATTAAGGACGATCTGAACGCCGTAAGAAGCAGGGCGAAATGCGAACAGTTATACCAGGGCGCTGTTACCATTGGTGATATTGTAAACGAGCGCGCACGGGAACTGTACTGGGAAGAATGGCGCAACGTAGAATTAAAACGTATTTCACTTTGCCTTGCCCGCAGCGGCAGACCTGACGAATGGGGCAATGTATATAGCCTGGAAAATTACGACAAGCAAAGTGGCGTAGATGCGGCAGGCGGAAGCTACTGGTACCAGCGCATCAATCACTACAGCATGTATAACAAAGGAACTGTACAGGTTGATGGTACCGGTATCAGCGTTATCAACTATACCATGGACAAAAAGAATCTTTTCTGGCCAATCCCCAATGCAGCTATTACTTCCAATGCAAGGGGCCAGCTGGCGCAGAACTTTGGCTATGATGGTTATAATGCGGCTACACCCAAATGGGATAACTGGCAGGATGCTGTAGCTGATGAGGATAAAACAGAATAA
- a CDS encoding SusC/RagA family TonB-linked outer membrane protein has product MLSKLQKDYAVNFVYSPQLINAKQLVSVSCTDLPLAKFLDQTLSPLGLGYEVKDDVITIIRKADNPQGSEAVKVEETVVYQNPITGIVKGTDGAPLVGATVNVKDGTATTKTDENGKFVINAKAGQTLIISFIGFNTKEVAVTGTEVLNISMGISDSQLENVVVIGYGSMKKKDLTGSVTQIRPDNIANENPKTVQDILRGAPGLRIGYDASAKGGGNIQVRGQRSVYTDGGHNNPLIILDGIFFYGELSEINPDDIAQIDVLKDASAAAIYGSKAASGVIIINTKTGKKGKPVINTTLNIGATDVSTYRKRFDTEAYMQHRQDWFTTATYGLNAATNAYEAYQTDAYRAKPGYFMRPDQLPDNITLDAWRAYSSNQSGESDQSIWARRLGFQGNALQNFLDGKVTDWADKTFRTGINQDFNTSISGASDRLNYYFSMGYLKNEGAVVSDNYRAIRSNLKLNAKVTDWFEVGANVNFQDRSDGNVDIDMDQMLRNSPYADYADASGNPVQFPLSDVFSQRGYNYDFQKKYLELEKGYTVLNAIVNAKIKLPFNITYSFNASPRYQFFYDRYFMSADLPGSDPTTRGANREQSKSFNWTLNNTINWDQTFAQKHRVNITLVQEAEELQSWTDLIQARKILPSDALGFHNTKNGTKENSSYSSSDSRQTADGLLARLFYSYDSRYMLTTSIRRDGYSAFGTSNPYATFPSLALAWNFTNEKFFKWNDIMSNGKLRVSYGKNGNRSLANPYLALANLYEGAGKMMGYINSSGQLSLYRYLMADRLANPNLQWEKTASWNFGLDFGFLNERIYGSFEYYSMQTQDMIMNQRLPSFTGFDNITTNLGQVDNTGFDFALNTVNIRNKTLQWTTTLGISYNKNRIKHLYYEYADVVDADGKVTGRKEMDDITNGWFIGKSIGAIWDYRVTGIWQLNEYDEAKRHGQKPGDVKVDNSYTDDDVINADGSRTPVYNNNDKQFLGETTPPWHWSLRNEVVLWNDLSISFNIYSYMGHKSLSGNYLNNDDDGGRLTYALANLPQKEYWTIDNPTNKYGRIQAAGPTGATGAQMLYNRSFIRLDNISVGYSLPSYLTSKMHLNKVKVFGTVRNVRAWSKDWEFGDPETGAWATRVFNLGLNVTF; this is encoded by the coding sequence ATGTTAAGCAAGCTGCAAAAGGACTATGCTGTAAATTTTGTTTACAGCCCGCAGCTGATCAACGCCAAACAACTGGTAAGTGTGTCCTGCACTGATCTGCCCCTGGCAAAATTCCTTGACCAGACGCTTAGCCCGCTTGGTCTTGGATACGAGGTAAAGGATGATGTTATTACCATTATCCGGAAAGCGGACAACCCCCAGGGCAGCGAAGCTGTCAAGGTGGAGGAGACCGTGGTTTACCAGAACCCTATAACAGGTATTGTTAAGGGCACAGACGGGGCGCCGCTGGTGGGCGCAACGGTAAATGTAAAAGATGGTACCGCTACTACAAAAACGGATGAAAATGGCAAGTTTGTCATTAACGCCAAGGCTGGACAGACCCTGATCATCAGTTTTATAGGCTTTAATACAAAGGAAGTAGCCGTGACAGGCACAGAGGTATTGAATATAAGCATGGGGATTTCCGACAGCCAGCTTGAAAACGTGGTAGTGATTGGTTACGGTTCCATGAAGAAAAAAGACCTGACCGGTTCCGTAACACAGATCCGCCCGGATAACATCGCCAACGAAAACCCCAAGACCGTTCAGGATATCCTCCGTGGCGCTCCCGGTCTGCGGATCGGGTATGACGCTTCTGCCAAAGGCGGTGGTAATATACAGGTGCGTGGTCAGCGTTCTGTATATACTGACGGCGGACACAATAATCCCCTGATCATCCTTGACGGTATTTTCTTTTATGGTGAGCTTTCAGAGATCAACCCGGACGATATTGCCCAGATCGATGTACTGAAGGACGCCTCCGCAGCCGCTATTTATGGTTCAAAGGCTGCCAGTGGGGTGATCATCATCAATACCAAGACCGGTAAAAAAGGTAAGCCCGTTATCAATACCACGCTGAATATTGGCGCTACCGATGTAAGCACCTACCGGAAAAGATTTGATACAGAAGCCTATATGCAGCATCGCCAGGATTGGTTTACTACCGCTACCTATGGCCTTAATGCTGCTACCAATGCGTATGAGGCCTACCAGACTGATGCCTACCGCGCCAAACCCGGCTATTTTATGCGTCCCGACCAGCTGCCTGATAATATTACCTTGGATGCCTGGCGTGCTTATTCCAGCAACCAGTCCGGTGAGTCTGACCAGAGCATCTGGGCCAGGAGGTTAGGATTTCAGGGAAATGCACTGCAGAATTTCCTGGATGGAAAAGTGACGGATTGGGCTGATAAGACCTTCCGTACCGGCATCAACCAGGATTTCAATACCAGTATCAGTGGTGCAAGCGACAGGCTCAATTACTATTTCTCCATGGGTTACCTGAAGAATGAAGGTGCGGTGGTCAGCGATAATTACCGTGCTATCCGCTCCAACCTGAAACTGAATGCCAAGGTTACTGACTGGTTTGAAGTGGGCGCCAACGTGAACTTCCAGGACCGCTCGGATGGTAACGTTGATATTGATATGGATCAGATGCTGCGTAACAGCCCTTATGCAGATTATGCAGACGCCTCCGGCAATCCTGTACAGTTTCCCCTGAGCGACGTATTCAGCCAGCGGGGGTATAACTACGATTTCCAGAAGAAATACCTGGAACTGGAAAAAGGCTACACGGTACTGAATGCTATCGTGAACGCTAAGATCAAGCTGCCTTTTAATATCACTTACTCTTTCAATGCCTCTCCACGTTACCAGTTCTTCTATGACCGTTATTTCATGTCCGCAGATCTGCCCGGTTCTGATCCCACTACAAGGGGCGCAAACCGCGAACAGTCAAAGAGCTTTAACTGGACCCTCAATAATACCATCAACTGGGATCAGACCTTTGCTCAGAAGCATCGCGTAAACATTACGCTGGTGCAGGAAGCGGAGGAACTCCAATCCTGGACAGATCTTATCCAGGCCCGTAAGATCCTTCCGTCTGACGCCCTGGGATTCCATAATACCAAGAATGGCACCAAGGAAAACAGTAGTTACTCCAGCAGTGACTCCAGGCAGACTGCCGATGGTTTGCTGGCCCGCCTGTTCTATTCTTATGATAGTCGCTACATGCTCACCACTTCTATTCGGAGGGATGGTTATTCAGCTTTCGGTACATCCAACCCATATGCCACTTTCCCTTCACTGGCCCTGGCATGGAACTTTACAAATGAAAAGTTCTTCAAGTGGAACGATATCATGAGCAATGGTAAACTGCGTGTTTCTTATGGTAAAAATGGTAACCGCTCCCTGGCCAACCCTTACCTGGCGCTGGCTAACCTGTATGAAGGAGCCGGTAAAATGATGGGTTATATCAACTCTTCAGGTCAATTGTCGCTTTATCGTTACCTGATGGCTGACAGGCTGGCCAATCCAAACCTGCAGTGGGAGAAAACAGCTTCCTGGAATTTTGGCCTCGACTTTGGTTTCCTCAATGAACGTATTTACGGGTCTTTTGAATATTACAGTATGCAGACCCAGGATATGATCATGAACCAGCGTCTGCCAAGTTTTACCGGTTTTGATAATATCACTACCAACCTGGGACAGGTGGACAACACAGGCTTTGATTTTGCCCTGAATACTGTTAATATCCGCAATAAAACGCTTCAGTGGACCACTACCTTAGGCATATCCTACAATAAGAACAGGATCAAACATCTTTATTATGAATATGCGGATGTGGTAGATGCAGACGGTAAAGTGACCGGCAGGAAAGAGATGGACGATATTACAAACGGCTGGTTCATTGGTAAATCCATTGGCGCTATCTGGGATTACCGGGTTACCGGTATCTGGCAGCTGAATGAGTACGATGAAGCAAAAAGGCATGGACAGAAACCCGGTGACGTGAAAGTGGACAACAGCTATACTGATGACGATGTGATCAATGCTGATGGATCCAGAACGCCGGTATATAACAATAATGACAAGCAATTCCTTGGTGAAACTACACCACCCTGGCATTGGTCATTACGTAACGAGGTTGTATTATGGAATGACCTCAGCATCTCGTTCAATATCTATTCCTATATGGGCCACAAAAGCTTATCTGGAAATTACCTGAACAATGATGATGATGGTGGTCGTCTGACTTATGCCCTGGCCAACCTGCCACAGAAAGAATACTGGACCATCGATAATCCTACCAATAAATACGGTCGGATCCAGGCTGCCGGACCTACAGGCGCCACTGGTGCACAAATGCTGTACAACCGCTCCTTTATTCGCCTGGACAATATCTCGGTTGGCTATTCCCTGCCTTCCTATTTGACCTCTAAAATGCATTTAAACAAGGTGAAGGTTTTCGGTACTGTCCGTAACGTTCGTGCCTGGTCAAAAGACTGGGAATTCGGTGATCCTGAAACCGGCGCCTGGGCTACACGTGTGTTTAACCTGGGCTTAAATGTAACTTTCTAA
- a CDS encoding exo-alpha-sialidase has product MKIVTIACAFVLLAFAACGKNNTETAKIPETDTLPAPFPDELPPTATDKPLVNIEWDHGSTRKLSHDVYFADYGRMYRLPNQDLLLTYGCGPDASNTRVNIVLRRSSDNGVTWSSPEILLDGMNSSYYRGFANAELLVMQNGWLMLTFGGKAKVDDNVHNDVQIAISKDNGYTWGAPVYISKGRYWEPYLIQLPDGEIELFWSSEAKWFPSSDVQQEILMSRSKDNGLSWSTPITVAYATGMRDGMPTPLILKDNKGMVFTIESIRDSKSPYVLWSSMEARWNYQNYGTMDNKRRWLAITENKFGAAPHIVQLGTGETLLAFQENDGRVVDDWRRATMLVYRGNSVARNFERISDPWPDLPTTDGAYYSSLFVKDQHQVVMVTTKYLPDNRSEIWWKEGRLVDNYPRTSWVIKDSSSGEPVNDRVTAKLLDADVNTFWIARYSTNPTKYPDHFVTIDMGQRLAVDGFTAVQKSGDRKIQTMQILASDDATAWTDLGTFTLANKLNEQVMALPQTSTFRYFKIVPKTGHDSQQQPGLAEISAFKYR; this is encoded by the coding sequence ATGAAAATTGTAACTATTGCCTGCGCTTTTGTTCTATTGGCTTTTGCTGCCTGCGGGAAGAATAACACGGAAACCGCCAAAATACCTGAGACGGATACCCTGCCAGCACCCTTCCCGGATGAACTACCTCCAACGGCTACAGATAAACCTTTAGTAAATATTGAATGGGACCATGGAAGCACCAGGAAGCTGTCTCATGATGTATACTTTGCCGACTATGGACGGATGTACCGCCTGCCCAACCAGGATCTGTTACTGACCTATGGCTGTGGCCCGGATGCCAGTAATACGCGGGTTAATATTGTTCTCCGGCGCAGTAGCGACAATGGGGTTACCTGGTCGTCCCCTGAGATCCTGCTGGATGGCATGAATTCCTCCTATTACAGGGGATTTGCCAATGCTGAGCTGCTGGTCATGCAAAACGGGTGGCTGATGCTGACCTTTGGCGGTAAAGCCAAAGTAGATGATAATGTCCACAATGATGTTCAGATAGCTATCAGTAAGGACAATGGCTATACCTGGGGCGCACCTGTTTACATATCGAAAGGGCGGTACTGGGAACCCTACCTGATCCAGCTGCCCGATGGAGAAATAGAATTGTTCTGGTCCAGTGAGGCAAAATGGTTTCCCAGCAGCGATGTGCAGCAGGAGATACTGATGTCCCGTTCCAAAGACAATGGCCTTAGCTGGTCTACCCCAATAACGGTAGCATATGCTACCGGGATGCGCGATGGCATGCCTACTCCTTTGATCCTGAAAGATAACAAAGGGATGGTTTTCACCATTGAATCAATCAGGGATAGCAAATCGCCCTATGTCTTATGGTCTTCCATGGAGGCCAGGTGGAACTATCAGAATTATGGCACGATGGACAATAAAAGAAGATGGCTGGCTATAACAGAAAACAAATTTGGTGCTGCGCCCCATATTGTTCAGTTGGGCACGGGAGAAACATTACTGGCCTTCCAGGAGAATGATGGGCGCGTGGTGGACGACTGGAGACGCGCCACTATGTTAGTATACAGGGGCAACAGTGTGGCCCGGAATTTTGAAAGGATCAGCGATCCCTGGCCTGATCTGCCCACCACTGACGGGGCCTATTACAGCTCACTGTTTGTAAAGGACCAGCACCAGGTAGTTATGGTCACTACAAAGTACCTGCCCGATAACAGGAGTGAAATATGGTGGAAAGAAGGACGGTTGGTCGATAACTATCCAAGAACTAGCTGGGTCATCAAGGATTCCAGCTCGGGAGAACCGGTCAATGACCGCGTTACGGCTAAGCTATTGGATGCCGATGTGAATACCTTCTGGATTGCGCGGTATTCCACCAATCCTACCAAATACCCTGATCATTTTGTAACCATCGATATGGGCCAGCGGCTGGCGGTTGATGGGTTTACCGCTGTGCAAAAAAGTGGCGACAGGAAAATACAAACCATGCAGATCCTGGCCAGCGATGACGCCACTGCCTGGACCGACCTGGGGACTTTTACACTGGCCAACAAACTCAACGAACAGGTCATGGCCCTGCCGCAGACAAGTACATTCAGGTATTTTAAAATAGTTCCCAAAACAGGGCACGACAGCCAGCAGCAGCCAGGCCTCGCTGAGATAAGCGCATTTAAATACAGGTAG
- a CDS encoding helix-turn-helix domain-containing protein, translating into MEKLSLEQLPGVVLELKDQVQRIETLVQKLLEREKPDSRLLSIEQASKVVNLAVSTLYVKVCHSEIPYIKKGKKLYFEEDKLIDWVKGDRHPETRHEGSLDYFDRFRKK; encoded by the coding sequence ATGGAGAAGTTGTCTTTGGAGCAATTGCCTGGCGTGGTTTTGGAATTAAAGGATCAGGTACAACGAATAGAAACCTTGGTCCAAAAGCTGTTGGAAAGGGAAAAACCTGATAGCCGTCTTTTATCAATTGAGCAGGCTTCAAAGGTTGTTAACCTTGCAGTTTCTACCCTTTATGTGAAAGTGTGTCATTCGGAGATACCTTATATAAAAAAGGGGAAAAAGTTATATTTTGAAGAGGACAAGTTAATTGATTGGGTGAAAGGGGATCGTCATCCCGAAACCCGACACGAGGGATCGTTGGATTATTTCGATAGGTTCCGAAAAAAGTGA